Genomic DNA from Triplophysa rosa linkage group LG6, Trosa_1v2, whole genome shotgun sequence:
agagcgatgagctttttaaaaaatcagcgcgtttcagagaggcggggcaaagaggagatacaaacatgcacggtatgtggaaaatacagcgtttatgaaccttaaatcgtgtatacacaaaacaaacgataatatgcgttttagccgtgtcatatgacccctttaagtgtgGCATAATTATGTCTATCCAAGCAGTTTAAGTTTATAACACAACGTTTGGAGTTTTGGAATAAAATAGTTACCGCTATCGGAAACATAACAGGGTCACAAGTTGAAAAAATGGGTACCTTTTCACTATTGTTGGATAAAATATGACTCCTTATGATATAAACTACTTACCCCATGTTCTTGAGTCTGCCTATTTGCAAATTGCTTTCCACAAATGATTTCTGACAGAGTTAGAAAAAAATCTATAGTTGTTATTCACCATCTGTAGGAACATTAATAGAATTAACGAAAAAAGGGGAAGTTAACTTGACCATCTGtttgcaacaaaacaaagactccAATAACACAGACAAGAGTGTTCTCTATATGTACTGTGTATAGAAAATAAGTGGTTAAATAGAcattttacccaaaaataaaaaaaatctgccatgaGTTATTTAcgctcatgtcgttcaaaacctgtatatgactctttcgtctgtggaacacaaaagaagatattttgagaaatgtctcaggggctgtgtgtctatacaatggatgtcaatgttgtttggttactaaggttcttcaaaatatcttcttttgtgttctgcagaagaaagaaagtcatacagatttggaaggacatgatgatgagtaaatggtgacagattttcctatttttttgtgaactttaAGAACACAAACATATTTGGTAGATTAACGTAAGATACAAAATACACTTACTACATAGTACTACTACTTTAAAGCCATACCAAAACTAATCCTCATCAAAGCATTGACACAACAGTGTATAAATGGTTAGgaaaaacagataaataaaataaatgaagctTACCGAGCCGTGTTGCTTTCTCTGGCAGTTTTTAAAGTCTCTTCTCATAATAGCACATTACACTGTGATCACACACAAACGGGTATGCAGGGTGTTTACCACAACCTCATTGACTTCCTGTGTCACTTCTCGTTCTCACTTAGTTAGTAACATGCATGTCGTTTCAAAATGTGCTGTCTTCCCTCTTCTGAAATGTTACTTATAATAGGCTTCAGTTTTTGAAGCCTTTTGCTGTTTCCTCTGCACTCTGATGTCGTTTGATGCACATGAGGTGAACCCATAACCGATGAGAAGCCTAAGATCAGATTTTCGTGTTTATGTGCTGGTTTAGCAATTTATATTGGTTCTTCTTTCAGgactgtaaaacattttaagagcACAGAACATCACAACAGCGAAAATGGAATTAACATGGTATAAGACTTGCATATGATCTGGTTTTATACATACCTGTACAAATTTGATAAGCCAGTGGCCCAGTGAAAAACAAATGTGcacttgaagggatagttcacacaaaattaaaaattgtgtcatcatttactcaccctcagattgttccaaacctgtatacatttctttgttctgctgaacacagagaatgatattcggaagaatgttagtaatcccccatttactgacatagtagggaaaagaaatactatgggagtcaatgggggatgagatctgtttggttactaacattgtTCCAAATGTCTTCCTTTGTTTAGCGgaccaaagaaatgtattcaggtgtggaacaactcgagggtgaataaatgatgacagaagtttcatttttgggtgaactggccctataatttaatataaaattaaatataatagaaaccatttttttaaagaaaaactgcCCTTTTTATTGCATACCCTGTTTGGTTTTGGAAATACGATACAGTTGATGcccaaaattaacatttttgacAGAAAATAGCAGAACACCCAAAAGTATAGTCAACATCGACCATGATACGAAATTAACACATACCATCAGGTATTACCTCTGACCCCATTTCAGTCTAACACATATCTATGTATAATGTCAAATCACCATGAATTGCTTTAACTTAAACTTCTCTCTGTATATGTTGTGGCCACATACAAAAGAAACCTTCAAAAAACACCCTGATATTTAACCTTCCTTACTATCTGTTACTGACAGACCTAATAGACATAGACATGTATATAATAAACTAGTCTAGACTTTGTGAAGAGCTATGCTTATCAGGAGCTCTTATAACAGCATTCACATAAAAACCACAAACAAAACAGATTAATCAGATGAACTGAATTTTATTTGCAAAGTAAGTTGATGCTTATTGaattaaaaacactgtagttAGTTATACAGTACCatcatttgaacatttgtatAGACCTCAAAACTACAGTAGTTCATACACCACTTGAAGTAGACATTGTGGATTATTGTGGTGTAAATAACTGTAGATCTCTTGGATATTCAAAGTTTGGAGAACTGTATGAGGCTCCTGTTGATCTCAGCAACATTTTTGCACCCTAGAAAAACAAGAGGTGATTTGAGGTTGAGACACCAAAACCACATTTCATCTCTTTTGATGTGAAAATGTGACATGCTGCATTTTAAACAAAGCGCTATAAACAAACCTGATAACGCCATAGATAAACGGAACTCATCTTGCAGCATCTCCAACACCCCCTTCACTCCTTCCTCCCCCTGCAAAACACATATGATTCATATGAACATCTCATCTGTGTTAACTACCATGCATGTGTTGGCAGCATCTTTTTAAATCGACAGGAAGCTGAtgcatacttaaaaaaaacggGATTCCCGCAGTGTTACCTTGTAAGCGAGGCCCCAGATTGCCGGTCTGccaataaacacacatttgGCTCCCAAGGCTATAGCCTTCAGCACATCGCTACCCGTGCGGATGCCCCCGTCCATGTAGACCTCGACACGGCCCTGCACTGCTTCTACTATCTCAGGCAGACAATCTATCTGTGTGATATATACGGTCATGATGTAACAATCTGAATGATGTAAATTATAACAAAATTGCAAAAGTCCCTTACTGTCGCGGGTCCTCCATCTAGTTGTCGGCCTCCGTGATTTGACACAATTATGCCTTTGACCCCATGCTCTACAGCCAGCTCtgcatcttcttttgtgaggATGCCCTTGATGATCATAGGGAGATGTGTTAGAGACTGGAGCCAGCTCACATCCTTCCAGCTGATTGATGGATCTAATGTGTTGGCCGGGATCCCATATTCTTCAACGCTGCTTTTCTGCTCCTGTGGAGAAAGCCATAGATATTCAGAGAAACATACAAACAACCATGCACCCAGATATTCATGGCATGGTTTCCCTGCTGACAAAAATCAGTaaaattctaaaaaataaaattctaattAAATCAAAGATTTGCATTGATGTGTgctgtattggttttaatatgaACTATGACAGTCTCTAGAATAAGGCCCAAAACAcatcatataaaatatattttgtgatgatatggttttaatggtaaaaaccTATTGGTTCATAATAGTAGCTGCAATGTAAATCATTagaatttgtatatttttttcagtAGGGATTAACCCGAGGAACTCATAGAGACTACGCAAGTTTGAATCTAGCTCGCAACATTTGCTTTTCTCATTCCATAACCTGTCCTAccgtaaataaaaaatgatggcacaaataatgaataaattataCTATCTTACCTGGAACATCCCATCAAAGTTCTTGACCTTCAGGTGAGGTGGGAGTTTAAACTGGTTGCGGATGTCATTGCGCCGTTTACCAGTATAGGGTACATCTACTGTAAGCACCAGGGCCTTATAACCGAGCGCTTCCACTCTTCGCACAATCTGCTCTGATAGATTACGGTCACGGTATAAGTACAGCTGAAACCAGCGGTAACCGTTGGGTGCTGCAGCACAGATCTCCTCCACAGAGCATGTGGAGTATGTGCTTGTTATATAGCAAGTGTTCACCGCTTCAGTGGCTGAGAAATAAAAGAAGATGGAAAGCCGGATGGAAAAATAAGAGAAAGACAGAAGTTAAACGATGTCTATATCAGTTCAACTCAGCAGTCATTGACAGTGTTTCAGAGTAAAGAAGCGTGCGTGCAAGAAAAATCATTACAGCCGTGGTTCTCAAAGTGTGGGTGTGGGCGatcagcaaaaaataaataaatacaaaatgcatcCTAATTATTGTCTCACTCTGGTCGAAAAACAGTTCAAATACAAACAGCTGAAGAATGTCTAGGTGCAGGACTGACTTTTTCCCAGGCCATCTCCCTCATCAGGTAAATGTATCTACTTTTCCATAATTCCTTTACAAATCTCATCTCacatgtgtaaatatgtatattcataaaatatatttcaccTGCACATTATCTCtctattttgtatatattttactcTTAAATAATGTGTCATTCTCTTGTAATTTGGACTGTGCTCTTTTAGTCTTTCTAATACTCTTTCTGATATCGCCATCTCGTGCCCAGAGCATGACCTGCATTTGTAGTTGTATAACCAAGGAAACGTGCTTTCGAATCGTTCTCGCGGTATTTCGGTGTCAtgcgccgatcggtctgcgcagcgctgaGGCCGAACATAGCTAGTACAGTAATGCCTGGTAGTCAGACGTTACGCGAGAGTACATGAATGGTAACTTTACTAACACTCTTATTTTACATTTCCAAGCTGTGTTTAGGTTAACTGCTACTTTGTGAAATGTCATACTCTCACCTCTGGCCGTGGCCAATTCTCCTTCATACCACGCGAGGCAGTGGAAGGCCGTGGGTGCAATTCCCACAGGGAAATGGATCTCTGTTCCCAGTACCGTGGTCCTAGTGTCGCTGACCGACACGTCCCGTAAGATCCGTGGCCTCAAGCGGATCCTAAAAGATATATCATATTGTTttgacagttttatatgttccaAGTTTCATATTGGTTTAGCTAAAAGCATGCACCGTAAACGTGCACAACAGTGCAAAGTTAAAAAAGTAGTGCTGTACTACTACCGTTTGTAAGCTAGCAAGTTGTCATCTCTAGTGTAACATTCATCAGCTCCAGCAGCATAATAGTCCCATGTGGATTTTGCGAGATGTTGTTTGGCATACTCCTCAAAATCGGCGAGACAGACCATACTAGTCATGCCTGCACGACTGCACAGCGGATCTCCCCTCTTGgagaggaaaaaaacaaaacatggcaacaccCGTAAGTAAGAAATTGATATaatccttacgaaaattaactgTGGTTTTACAGCAACCACGCCCATAATGtatacataaattaatataaaatgttttcaaggACAATATTAAAAACGTGCCACTGAAATGGCATAACAAATGAGATTACATAAACTCTTAAACCACTAAACATCACCTTACTTACAACAAAGAGTATAAATGTAAAAGGTTTAAGCATCCTTTTTATGCTCTAGTTAAATccttttataaataaatctgaaaacaaaaatagacATCTTTTACCTTTGCTTTAATGGCACATATTTAGGTCACAGTGCTGTGGAGTGCCCCAGTGCTTTTAGCCAACTACCTATGGCATGATGAATGTTTTGAGCAAAACACTGATTAACACAAAAGACTAAACCAGGGTGATGTGAACGCTGGGCTGGAAATGAACTTTTGAGTTATTACTAGAAACCAGTACTCGCCAGCAACTTGTATTAAATAGGAATTTATTAACAATACTTAATACCTTCTTTAACATTTTATAGACAATTCTTACATTTCAATGCTTTTTATGCACTACAATTTAAAGTTAATAATTAAAGTAATGGGAAACTCTGACCTCTGGACTTTATCCTGTATTAACTATTTTCAAGAGACTAAAGTAAGCCATTATGTTGAGGCTTATCCATCAGTTCATGTTTAATATACAACCactcaaaaattattttcaaattTTGTGAATTTACTACAAAGTAAATagtatactactgtatatataatatacgtaTATCAAATACTatctaaaatgtgtaaatgttttatatggcgtgacagcaaaaatgtataaaaaactaacaatgaagataaatctctattttgtataaatataactaataatattaaaaaaagaatacattattaacagtttgattTATAAATTTCTGCTTTTAACTAAAGTTCAAAAAAAGCATGCATATCCACACACCACAAGGAGTTTATTCTGCTtcatatttgtcaactacccacatacAGTAGGTacattttaagtaaaataaattttttggtttaattctgtgaactgtGAACAtgtctcccaaattccaaatgaaaatattgttatttatttgaataaaattggtcataataacaaaaaagagaGACTAAAATACTATGACCTAAGGCTGACCCCtgctttttattgtgttttcagTGGCTTGAAATGTGCTCATTGTCCATACTGACTATAGAATAAACCTCAGGTGCACATGAACTCACAGTTCTCTGTATACACTGCAAGCACACGTTTAACTCGTTACTAAGATTGCTTGTAATTTTAGTGCAAGAATATTGTGTTCAAAGAAAATAGTCAATTGAACTTTAGTCAGAAAACTAATATGAAATCTAGTGGACCAGGGTGACTTGTCCTGGAGACAGGACTGCACAATAAGTGGattacataataaaacacagaaaatgttacATTATTCCTCTGCCTTAACATCTCATGAGATGTATTAAAAAGAAATCACACGTTACAAGCAGCGGCTTTGATGTGGGGTGGCCAAGCAGTGTGTTTAAGCAATAGCCTGAGATCCAACTGCTCTTTTTTCCCACCATTACAAACACTTATGTCATCTAACAGCTGACAGTTTATTGACTGTTAGTTAATTAGCTTAAATTAACTGTTACAGAGTGATGCACAGTAcaaggtttttcctgcatagagaaattggaggaggccgcctccgtcaaatgtcgtgcggcctcagactctcgccaaaattataaCAGGTgttttcacaagaaatgctgcgtgcttttaacagactgtcatttgtaactgcagttgcggcattacgccacagtggaggcgctgtttcgttatcagcacatgaggcgctaaaaagagttgcagaacaagagtttgttttgcatccaagtacgtttaatttcttgaaatttcttgaattaacatgaagtacatcattgtaatgtctttagctgtgccgTTTTattgttgaatcagcgtatactgtacacagcgagttcgccagtaggaacgcacattgcgttcagaacgactcgcacacgaatgaatcatttgaaccgattcatttaaactattgaacttttcagtcactagcgaatataagagatcattgaatcatttaaagtgaaccacggagaatgcaagatgtgaatgagctttgctcatttagtaagactgttTAAtacagttggctattgtgggctgaaaagtttttatttgatataaaaaacacatttctgtttggttgaataaaagtaatgttttatataacttaataattgtcattttcatctaatttcattagaacttttaatgtcTCAaggtcactttggttaagccacttaaaggtatggtaggcctatgtgtgtgtgtgtgtgtgtgtgtgtacaagatcaggatggcaccacctccgcctcattttgagccaggaaaaaccctgcagtaTAACAACTGACCTAGGTGCACTATTCAAACAAATCTCTGGACTCAAGCAAACACTGCAAATGATAATGTTTGCACAAACTATTTTGAGTCAGACCTTTCAGTTATGACATCAGATTTAATATTACTAACAGGCTGACACAATTTTCAGTATAAGGGTATattaaagtatgtactgtattaTGTCTTTGCCTAAGTATTATGTTGCGGTGAGCTTAACATTAGAATAATTTGGTAATTGGTTGCATCGATAAACAATATGcaacaatgcaatgcaatgcaatgcatTAAGAAGGAAAAATAGATGTTCACAATGAGCATTTGTCCTGCAGACGTATCTTATAATGTTTCTCAAATACATTGAAGTCTAAAGTCTGGTTGcatcatttagtcatttgtaatgaagtttttttattctgtggatCATTGGGTCAAAAGGTGTTAAATGCTTCATTTGTGTATAGCTTTTTGCGGTGGT
This window encodes:
- the hao2 gene encoding hydroxyacid oxidase 2, with the translated sequence MTSMVCLADFEEYAKQHLAKSTWDYYAAGADECYTRDDNLLAYKRIRLRPRILRDVSVSDTRTTVLGTEIHFPVGIAPTAFHCLAWYEGELATARATEAVNTCYITSTYSTCSVEEICAAAPNGYRWFQLYLYRDRNLSEQIVRRVEALGYKALVLTVDVPYTGKRRNDIRNQFKLPPHLKVKNFDGMFQEQKSSVEEYGIPANTLDPSISWKDVSWLQSLTHLPMIIKGILTKEDAELAVEHGVKGIIVSNHGGRQLDGGPATIDCLPEIVEAVQGRVEVYMDGGIRTGSDVLKAIALGAKCVFIGRPAIWGLAYKGEEGVKGVLEMLQDEFRLSMALSGCKNVAEINRSLIQFSKL